TGTTTATGTTGATCCCCACTCCCACCACCATGGAATCGGCGGCGCCGGCGGCCGCGCCGCGTTTCGCGGTTTCGCATAAAATTCCGCAGATTTTTTTACCGGAGACCAGCACGTCGTTGGGCCATTTGACAACCGGCTGAAGGCCGCGGGACTGCAGGACGCGGCAGACGGCCAGCGCCGTTACCTGGGTTAGGTTGGGATAACGCGCGCCGGGTATGTTTTCCAGCGGCAGGATGAATGAAAAACAGAGGTCTTTCCCCGGTTCCGAAATCCACTTTCTTTCAAACTTTCCGCGCCCGCCGGTTTGGTTTATGGCCCAGACCGCGCTGTAGTCCGGGAAGGAATTCAGGCTGGTTTTCAGGAAGGTGTTGGTGGATGCGAGCGAATCGTAGACAAAAACACGGAACGGCTCCCGGTAAAAATCCGGCCGGCGGCCGGCCGGCGGCGCGAAACTCCGCGCCGGATCGCCGTCTGTCCTGACGGAGCGCTCTGATTCCCTGTTCACGGACGGCATTAAAACAAAAACGCGCGCCGGGATCAATATTCGCTTCCTGTTTTTTTTACATCTGTCATTCAAGATTGCGCCCGCGGAGGCGTTCTGTTATGCTTCCGCCCTTATGAAGAAAACAATTCCGGAAGTGCGTATAATGCCGTCCCTGCTTGCGGGCGATTTCGGCAACCTGGAGTCCTCCGCCAAAAAAGCCGAGGCCGCCGGCGGGGACGCTTTGCACCTTGACATCATGGACGGCGTTTTTGTGCCGAACATCAGTTTCGGGCCGGACGTCGTCCGCATGGCGCGGCGGGTTGTCAAAATGCATTTACACGTGCACCTGATGATGATCCGGCCTGATTTGTATGCGGAAACTTTCGTGAAAGCCGGCGCGGGCACGCTTTTGATCCAGGTGGAATCGGACTGCGATGTTTCCGGAACGCTTCGGCATATCCGCCGGCTCGGCGCCCGGCCGGGAATTGTGCTGAATCCGGAGACGCCGCATGAGGTGGTTCTCCCGCACCTCGGCGAGGCCGATGGAATTCTTTGCATGAGCGTTCATCCCGGGTTTGGCGGCCAGAGTTTTCTGCCGGAGGTTCTGCCGAAAATACGCGCATTGCGCGCGGCCGCCGGCGCGAAGGATATTGCCGTGGATGGCGGCATTGACCTGGAAACCGTGGCGCTGGTTGCCGGCGCCGGCGCCAACGCCATTATTGCGGGAAGTTCGCTTTTCAGGGCAAAGGACATGGCCGCTGATCTGCGGAAAATGAGGGCAAAAGCCGAAGAAGCGCGGGAAAAGAAATAACTTTGTTTTGCCTCCGCGGCCTCTGCGTCTCGGCGGTCAAAGGCGTCACATGGATAATTATTTATCGTTGATCCGCAATTTCTGCATCATTGCCCACATTGACCACGGCAAGTCAACCCTGGCCGACCGCATGCTGGAACTGACCCGCACGGTTGAAGCGCGCGATTTCCGCGACCAGATGCTGGACAGCATGGATTTGGAGCGGGAACGCGGTATAACCATAAAATCCCATCCCGTTACCATGCGTTTCCAATCCTCCGGCGGAAACAATTATGAGTTTAATCTGCTGGATACTCCCGGCCACGTTGATTTTACCTACGAGGTTTCACGCAGCATGGCAGCCTGCGAAGGGGCCATTTTGCTGGTGGATGCCGCCCAGGGCGTTGAGGCCCAGACCGTGGCCAACGCATTCCTGGCGATGGAACACAACCTCAAAATTATTCCGGTGCTGAATAAAATTGACTTGCCGACCGCCGACATCGCCGAAGTGTCCGGGCAAATTGAGGAGGTGCTGGGCATAAGCATCGCGGAGGGGGTGATGGTCAGCGCCAAAACCGGCGCGGGCGTGCGGGAGATGATGGAGCTGATTGTCGGAAAGATGCCGCCGCCTTCGGCAGAGGCCGGGGCGGGCCGCACCAGGGCGCTTATCTTTGATTCGGTCTACGACGCCTACCGCGGCGTCGTGCCGTATGTGCGCGTCTTTGAGGGAGAGATCAAGGCTGGCGAGCGGGTCTTTATGATGGGCACGGGGCTTGCCTCGGAAATCAAGGAGGTCGGAATTTTTACCCCGAAAATGATGCCGGTGAAAACGCTGCGCGCCGGCCAGGTGGGTTACATTGTCGGCACCATCAAATCCCCGCGTGATATAAAAGTCGGGGACACCGTCACCGCCGCCGTCCGCCCGGCGCAAATCCCCCTGCCGGGATTCAAGAACGTCCAGCCGATGGTTTTCAGCGGCGTGTACCCGGTTAATACGGCCGATTATGAAAAACTTAAATCAAGCCTGGACCGGCTCGCGCTTAACGACAGCTCCTTTACCTGCCAGAACGAGTCGTCGGTTGCCCTCGGGTTCGGTTTCCGTTGCGGGTTCCTCGGCCTCCTTCACCTTGAAGTTGTCCAGGAACGGCTGCGGAGAGAATACGATCTTGACATTATCAGCACTTATCCGGCGGTGGTTTACAATGTGATCCTGAAAGACGGCGCCGTGCGCACAATTGACAATCCCACCAATCTGCCTGATCCGACCCGCATTGAACGGATTGAGGAGCCGATGGTGAAGGCTTTCATCATCTGCCGCAACGAGCAGATAAGCGACTTGATGAAACTTATCATGGACCGCCGCGGCGTCCTGGACAAAACGGATTCGCTGGATACAAAACGCGTCATGCTGACATGCACGCTGCCCTTAAATGAAATCCTGGTTGACTTTTATGATTACCTCAAGAGCCTGAGCCATGGATACGCGTCCATGGATTACGAACACAGCGGCTATGCGGCGAGCGACCTGGTCAAGGTTGACATTTTATTGAACGGCGAGCCGGTGGACGCTTTTTCTTCCCTGATGCACCGCTCCAAGGCCGAAGGGCGGGGGCGGCAGATGTGCGCGGCCTTGAAAGAGGTCATCCCGCCGCATCTTTTCGCCATTCCGGTTCAGGCGGCCATCGGCAAGACGGTCATTGCCCGCGAAACTATCCGGGCCCTTCGCAAGGATGTGACCGCCAAGTGTTACGGCGGGGATATTACCCGGAAAAGGAAACTGCTGGAACGCCAGAAGGAAGGAAAAAAACGGATGAAGCAGGTGGGGCGGGTCAATGTTCCCCAGGAAGCTTTCATCAGAATATTAAAATCAAATGCCTGAACGGAGAAAGTATTCATGCAGGTAAAATCATTTTTAACGCGGCGAAGAATCCGGAGACAGGCCGTCCATCTCTTGAGAAGCGCCCGGCACATCTGGCGCCTGCGCGAAGATGTCGCTGTGCCGGCCGATTTGCAGCGCATGGAGGCATCAATGCGGGACCTTTCCGGGCGGTTGAAGGAAAAAGACTGGCCGGGGGCGGAACGGGCCTTTCCCGTGCTGGCGGAGGCCATCCGGAAGCTCAATCCGCCCCGTCCGTACGCGGTCCTGCGTGAAAACATTGAAGTGCTGGTGGTGGCCCTGGCCGTGGCCATGGCTTTTCGCACTTATTTCGTCCAGCCTTTTAAAATACCCACTTCTTCCATGTTTCCCACGCTTTCCGGCATTCATTATGTTGGAAAGGAAGGCAAGGGGGTTTTTGATTATTTCCCTTTCAATATCGTTAAGTGGATTGTCTTCGGTGAAAAATATGTTGAAATTAAAGCACGCGTGTCGGGGACGGTTGCCGTGGGGCAGACCCGGGAAGGCCCGCTGATCAGCGTGGGCGGCATTCTTCATCCGCTTTTCCCGAACATGATTTTGCGCGTTTCGCACGGCGAAACCGTTATCCGCGGACAAATCCTGGCCACGGGCGCCAAGACCGCCGGCGACCATATATTCGTCAACAAGATCAAGTGGAACTTTGTCAGCCCGGAACGCGGCGAAATCATGGTGTTTAAAACCGATGGCATCCGCCATCCTCAGATCAAGCCGAATGAACATTACGTCAAGCGCATGGTCGGCATGCCGGACGAAACCATCGGCATCGCAACGCCGTTTTTTTATGTCAACGGCCGTCGGATGGCCGGGATAGATGTCATGGACAGAATTCAGTCTTGCGCGGACGGTTATAACGGCTATATTCAGTCCGGTGATTTTATGACCGGCGGCGTCCATTCCGTGAAGCTGGGGGAGGGGCAGTATTTTGCCTGCGGCGACAACCAGCGCAATAGTCTTGACAGCCGCTACTGGGGCCCGGTTCCGCGCGAGAACCTGGTGGGTCCGTCTTTTTTTGTCTATTGGCCGCTGTCCGCCCGATGGGGGCCGGCACGGTAAGCGAGAAGACAAAGAGCAGAAGTCAGGGTTCGGCGGCCAGAAACTTTGAACGTTCAACGTCCGAATGTGCGGTCAGGAGTTCAATGTTGTCCGCCCTGGCGGAAAAGTTGAAGGTTGAAAGTTTCTACAGTCTCGGCGTTTCCATGGGACGTCAATGCAATGAAATCATTATTTAGAGTATCATTCCTGATTGCCATTGTTGCGGTATTGGCCGGCCCGGCCCATGCCGCTTCGCTCTCCGGCGCCGGAACGCGCGAGACCCTGATTACGCAGGAATATCTCGGATTCCTCACCATCGGCGCCGATTACCAGCAGCAGGAGCGCGATATCAGCATCGCCTCGCAGGGCGAACTGCGGCTGAAATCGCAGACGTTTGACGGTTATATCGGCGTTGATCCCTGCCAATGGATGGTGATTTTTGCGACCTTCGGCGGCACGGCCGCAAAAACCACCGTGGAAGAAACCTATAATGATTCCAAATTCAAATGGTCGGCCGGCTTTGACGTCAGCTGGTGGCGTTATTCTCTCAAAAATCCCGCTTTTATGGCAGGCGATTTAAGTCTTAAAACGCATGCCGAGTTTGCCGCTTACCGCTCGGGTTCCGGCGCTGAAAAAATCAATTGGAACGAGATATTTGCCGCCCTCCTTGTCAATTACGAAGTGTTTGTTTTAAATAAGGGCGATATGGCAAAATACCCATATAGCCTTGCGCTTTATGCCGGCCCGGCCTTGTCATGGCTGGAAGGGGATTGTTATGCCGGGGGGGACGCCGGCCGGAAAACCGATTTTCACGAGGCTAACCTGGCCGGGATCATTGCCGGCGCCGAAATTTTCGCGGCCCCTAATGTTTCATTCGGCGGCGCGTTTCAATATTACGACGCCATGACGTTTAATCTTGGAGTGCGCTACCATTTTTAAGCCTTCCGAGTCCGGCGATTGAAGCCGCGGCTTAATTTTGGCGCAGGGAAGATTCGCCGAACAGGTTCAAAAATTCCGGCAGCAGAAAATCCCTCTGCCAGTTTCGAATGCGTCCGGCGATATACGGCGGCGCGGGCCGGCCGGGGTTGCGCGCAAACCATACCATCACTTCCGCGTCAAATAGGAGATGTTGTTCAAGGTTAAGGGCCGTGGCTTTTTCCAGCCGCCAGCGGCGCATGTCTTTCAGCCTTTTTTCCCAGTTCTGCGCCGCCGGGGGCAGGCTGTGCCGGCTTTTCCGCGCCGGATGAATTTCTTCGGGCGCGTTCAGTCCGGCCTGAATGGCCTGCATCAGGCCGTCCCGGCCATGTTTTCGGTAAAGCGCGGGATGAAGTCCGCGAAATGATTTTATTTTTTCGCCGTCTTTCGGCGGCCGCCGGGCGAGTTCAATTAAGAGCGCGTCGCGGATTACGAATTGCGGTGGCAGGTCAAAGCGGCGGGCCGCGCTTTCCCGAAAATCAACAAGCGCTTTCAAAACGGACAGCGAGCGCGGGGAAAGGGCGGCGGAATGCTTTATGCGGCAGTGCGCGCTCACGGGATAAGCAGAGGCCAGCGTTTTCTCGGCGCGTCCAAATTCTTCCTTGGCCCATTCCAGCCGGCCGGCCAGCCGGACCGTAAGGATTTCCTGAAGCGCGTGCAGCATATTCACGTCCCGCGCGGCGTAATCAAGGGCGGGCCTGGAGAGAGGCCGTTTCAGCCAGTCCTGTTTCTGGTAGCGCTTGTCAATTTTCATGCCGAACAATTCGTTGAGCAGATTGGCCAGGCCGGGCTGTTTGAAGCCGCAGAACATGGCGGCAATCTGGGTGTCAAAGGTTTTGCCCAGAATCCAGCCGTAAAGCTGGAAACAAGTTCGCCGGTCAAAATCGGCGTTGTGCATGATCAGTTCGTGGCGGGAGCCGGCCAGCAGGGCGCCGAGCGGTTTCAAGTCGTGAAGCGCGAGCGGGTCAATGATAAAGACGTCGTTTCCCGGGGTGGCAATCTGGATTAAAGCCAGGTGCAGGCCGTAATGATGGAAATTGTTTTCCATTTCCATGTCAACGGCCAGCGGGTTCATATCCCTGATTTGCGCCAGCGCCGAATCCAGGCCGCTTTGATCGCTGATCAATTGGTAATTCATTTTTAAAGCCGGATTGCGTCCGCGGCCATGAACGGTTTTTGCCGGTTTTTTTGTTGTTTCCTGCAAGGCCGGAAGTTTAAGGCAATGGCGCATTATGCCCGATCGGGCGCGTCCCTGCAAGCGCGGAAGATTGCCGCGCCCGTTGCGTCAGGGTTTATTTAATAATTGCAACCGGCGGAGCTTTCGGTTAACTTTTTCGGAATAAATGAGCACGATCGACCTCCATCTTCATTCCACATTTTCCGACGGAAGTTTTTCGCCGGAACAGCTGGTGCGCGCCGCAAAGAAAGCCGGTCTGGCGGCGATTGCCCTGACCGATCATGACAGCGTCAGCGGCGTGCCCTTGTTCCTGGAAGCCTGCCGGCGTGAAAACATCCGCGGCGTGCCGGGCGTTGAAATCAGCGTGGATTATCCGCGCGGCACCATGCATATTCTCGGCTATTTTATTGACTGTAATTCCCGCGAATTAAACAACCATATTGAGAAATTGAAGGCCGGGCGCGCGGCGCGCAATGAAAGAATCATGAAAAAACTCAATAACCTCGGCATTCCGTTGACGCTTTCCGAGGTGGCGTCTTTTGCCGGCGAGGGCAATGTCGGCCGCCTGCATTTTGCGCAGGCCCTCGTGGCGCGCGGATATGTCAAAAGCAATCAGGAGGCTTTTGATCGTTACCTGGGCAAGGGTCGGTCGGGCTATGTTGAGCGCCGGCGGCTGATGCCCCGGGGCGGCGTGGAAATGATTGTCAAGGCCGGCGGCTTGGCGGTTCTGGCGCATCCCTTTACCCTGGAACTTAATCCGGAAGCCCTTACAAAACTCGTGGCCGAACTCGCGGCGGACGGATTGCAGGGCATTGAAGTCTATTATCCCCAGCATAACCCCAACCTGCTCAAAAGATACCTGGCGCTGGCGCAAAGGTTCAATCTGGTCGCCACGGGCGGAACCGATTTCCATGGCCGGGCCATGCCGGATATAAAAATCGGACGCGGCTTCGGGACGCTCAACGTGCCCGCCGGCGTCTTGGACCGGCTTGAAGAGCGCCGCGCGGGAAAAAAAACGGCCGCCCCGGCGGCGCCGGCTGGCGGGAACCGGGATGCGGAATGAACCCCCGGCCTGATTCCCGCCGCCGCGG
This is a stretch of genomic DNA from Kiritimatiellia bacterium. It encodes these proteins:
- a CDS encoding biotin--[acetyl-CoA-carboxylase] ligase translates to MNRESERSVRTDGDPARSFAPPAGRRPDFYREPFRVFVYDSLASTNTFLKTSLNSFPDYSAVWAINQTGGRGKFERKWISEPGKDLCFSFILPLENIPGARYPNLTQVTALAVCRVLQSRGLQPVVKWPNDVLVSGKKICGILCETAKRGAAAGAADSMVVGVGININSSPGAPAAMDAPATSFAAETGRAADLREILDELLDAIMPLFLLFKTGGFAPIAGQINERLAYRDATVNLHATGKTHRGAIKGLNAEGALLFDCAQCGLMTIFSGNVSLEKINPDFAAQNSSASPTCLRLK
- the rpe gene encoding ribulose-phosphate 3-epimerase, which codes for MKKTIPEVRIMPSLLAGDFGNLESSAKKAEAAGGDALHLDIMDGVFVPNISFGPDVVRMARRVVKMHLHVHLMMIRPDLYAETFVKAGAGTLLIQVESDCDVSGTLRHIRRLGARPGIVLNPETPHEVVLPHLGEADGILCMSVHPGFGGQSFLPEVLPKIRALRAAAGAKDIAVDGGIDLETVALVAGAGANAIIAGSSLFRAKDMAADLRKMRAKAEEAREKK
- the lepA gene encoding translation elongation factor 4, translating into MDNYLSLIRNFCIIAHIDHGKSTLADRMLELTRTVEARDFRDQMLDSMDLERERGITIKSHPVTMRFQSSGGNNYEFNLLDTPGHVDFTYEVSRSMAACEGAILLVDAAQGVEAQTVANAFLAMEHNLKIIPVLNKIDLPTADIAEVSGQIEEVLGISIAEGVMVSAKTGAGVREMMELIVGKMPPPSAEAGAGRTRALIFDSVYDAYRGVVPYVRVFEGEIKAGERVFMMGTGLASEIKEVGIFTPKMMPVKTLRAGQVGYIVGTIKSPRDIKVGDTVTAAVRPAQIPLPGFKNVQPMVFSGVYPVNTADYEKLKSSLDRLALNDSSFTCQNESSVALGFGFRCGFLGLLHLEVVQERLRREYDLDIISTYPAVVYNVILKDGAVRTIDNPTNLPDPTRIERIEEPMVKAFIICRNEQISDLMKLIMDRRGVLDKTDSLDTKRVMLTCTLPLNEILVDFYDYLKSLSHGYASMDYEHSGYAASDLVKVDILLNGEPVDAFSSLMHRSKAEGRGRQMCAALKEVIPPHLFAIPVQAAIGKTVIARETIRALRKDVTAKCYGGDITRKRKLLERQKEGKKRMKQVGRVNVPQEAFIRILKSNA
- the lepB gene encoding signal peptidase I, whose translation is MQVKSFLTRRRIRRQAVHLLRSARHIWRLREDVAVPADLQRMEASMRDLSGRLKEKDWPGAERAFPVLAEAIRKLNPPRPYAVLRENIEVLVVALAVAMAFRTYFVQPFKIPTSSMFPTLSGIHYVGKEGKGVFDYFPFNIVKWIVFGEKYVEIKARVSGTVAVGQTREGPLISVGGILHPLFPNMILRVSHGETVIRGQILATGAKTAGDHIFVNKIKWNFVSPERGEIMVFKTDGIRHPQIKPNEHYVKRMVGMPDETIGIATPFFYVNGRRMAGIDVMDRIQSCADGYNGYIQSGDFMTGGVHSVKLGEGQYFACGDNQRNSLDSRYWGPVPRENLVGPSFFVYWPLSARWGPAR
- a CDS encoding HRDC domain-containing protein — encoded protein: MNYQLISDQSGLDSALAQIRDMNPLAVDMEMENNFHHYGLHLALIQIATPGNDVFIIDPLALHDLKPLGALLAGSRHELIMHNADFDRRTCFQLYGWILGKTFDTQIAAMFCGFKQPGLANLLNELFGMKIDKRYQKQDWLKRPLSRPALDYAARDVNMLHALQEILTVRLAGRLEWAKEEFGRAEKTLASAYPVSAHCRIKHSAALSPRSLSVLKALVDFRESAARRFDLPPQFVIRDALLIELARRPPKDGEKIKSFRGLHPALYRKHGRDGLMQAIQAGLNAPEEIHPARKSRHSLPPAAQNWEKRLKDMRRWRLEKATALNLEQHLLFDAEVMVWFARNPGRPAPPYIAGRIRNWQRDFLLPEFLNLFGESSLRQN
- a CDS encoding PHP domain-containing protein, coding for MSTIDLHLHSTFSDGSFSPEQLVRAAKKAGLAAIALTDHDSVSGVPLFLEACRRENIRGVPGVEISVDYPRGTMHILGYFIDCNSRELNNHIEKLKAGRAARNERIMKKLNNLGIPLTLSEVASFAGEGNVGRLHFAQALVARGYVKSNQEAFDRYLGKGRSGYVERRRLMPRGGVEMIVKAGGLAVLAHPFTLELNPEALTKLVAELAADGLQGIEVYYPQHNPNLLKRYLALAQRFNLVATGGTDFHGRAMPDIKIGRGFGTLNVPAGVLDRLEERRAGKKTAAPAAPAGGNRDAE